One Cardiocondyla obscurior isolate alpha-2009 linkage group LG16, Cobs3.1, whole genome shotgun sequence genomic region harbors:
- the LOC139109078 gene encoding longitudinals lacking protein-like, which produces MSSQICLKWNSFLSNIATSFESLWEEEGLVDVTLASDGQCLTAHKVILSASSPFFKKVFQTNPCQHPVIILQDVHFSELEALLIFIYKGEVNIEQKNLPALLKAAETLQIRGLSGGDIFANESYKRLAELEQAVAENVPLSKDETPKKKQKVSKQQNNSILEKALTPRISQSENTNESAASDQSGKDGEYMLPETLPNPVYHSLEMKVS; this is translated from the exons ATGTCAAGTCAAATATGTCTAAAGTGGAACAGTTTTCTGAGCAATATCGCGACCAGCTTCGAGAGTCTGTGGGAGGAAGAGGGCCTGGTGGACGTGACTCTCGCGAGTGACGGACAGTGCCTCACGGCGCACAAGGTGATACTTTCGGCCAGTAGTCCCTTCTTTAAGAAGGTCTTCCAG acaaACCCATGTCAGCATCCAGTTATAATACTCCAGGATGTACACTTTAGCGAGCTGGAggcgttattaatatttatatataaaggaGAGGTAAATATTGAGCAGAAAAATTTACCAGCTCTTTTAAAAGCAGCAGAAACGCTGCAAATTCGGGGCTTGTCTGGTGGAGATATTTTTGCAAACGAGTCCTACAAACGGTTGGCTGAATTAGAACAAGCAGTGGCTGAGAATGTGCCATTGAGTAAGGATGAGACACccaaaaagaaacagaaagtTAGCAaacaacaaaataattctattttagaGAAAGCATTAACACCTAGAATATCGCAGTCAGAAAACACAAACGAATCTGCAGCCAGCGATCAAAGCGGGAAAGATGGAGAGTACATGTTGCCTGAAACTTTACCTAATCCAGTGTATCATAGTTTGGAGATGAAAGTTAGTTGA
- the LOC139109065 gene encoding uncharacterized protein, with protein MAVDDLQKRSPLDKDPERLDTGQTDGNQGSSKPIVTVIAEARHTSPDPETHRKDSFAVERNSLWNISKILEDPSPDLPNYSRADQAEQSESSNFLRYNPGVSQPGFPAFVESYSTDLSEETIKGGPAYPPFPCPFCDRAYTSWGFRRRHIKAVHTISPSLNCKWCLQVLPTHAAWRRHVISAHNLSASDAHNGLLILEEAHMVLQIARPTRLDTLVNIIKQSSQQNCGHDTTQSDKD; from the exons ATGGCGGTAGACGATCTTCAGAAAAGGTCTCCTTTAGATAAAGACCCAGAGAGGCTAGACACGGGACAAACGGATGGAAATCAAG gATCGTCGAAGCCGATAGTAACAGTAATAGCTGAAGCTCGTCACACCTCTCCAGATCCCGAAACGCACAGAAAAGATTCCTTCGCAGTTGAACGAAACTCACTATGGAATATATCGAAAATATTGGAAGACCCGTCACCTGATTTACCGAATTATTCTCGTGCTGACCAAGCAGAACAGTCGGAGTCTTCAAATTTTCTGAGATACAATCCTGGAGTTTCGCAGCCAGGTTTTCCTGCGTTTGTCGAGTCTTACAGTACAGATTTATCAGAAGAGACTATAAAAGGTGGTCCAGCATACCCACCATTTCCTTGCCCTTTTTGCGACAGAGCGTATACGAGTTGGGGTTTCCGCAGAAGACATATAAAAGCTGTCCATACTATTTCACCATCTCTTAATTGCAAATGGTGTTTACAA gtTCTCCCTACACACGCAGCGTGGAGACGGCATGTGATATCGGCACATAATCTATCAGCTAGTGACGCACACAATGGTCTCTTAATTTTAGAAGAAGCACATATGGTTCTGCAAATAGCGCGTCCTACCAGATTAGATACATTGGTTAACATTATTAAGCAAAGTTCGCAACAAAACTGTGGTCATGACACTACTCAATCGGATAAAGATTAG